A portion of the Pseudomonas koreensis genome contains these proteins:
- a CDS encoding Ku protein, protein MARAIWKGAISFGLVHIPVALVSATSSQGVDFDWLDSRSMDPVGYKRINKVTGKEVTKENIVKGVAYEKGRYVVLSEEEIRSAHPVSTQTIDIFSFVDAEQIPLQNIDTPYYLAPDKRGGKVYALLRETLSKTNKVALARVVLHTRQYLAALMPLESALVLVKLRWPQEVRSLDELALGSEVTKPQLAKGELDMAKRLVEDMTAEWTPEDYKDEFEDKIMALVEKKAHEGKIEDVETSTGEEERKTADVIDLTELLKRSLGGKAPAKPKAKSTTKAAPAKKTRKASGE, encoded by the coding sequence ATGGCTCGGGCAATCTGGAAAGGCGCAATCAGTTTTGGACTGGTACACATCCCCGTGGCGCTGGTTTCAGCGACGTCGTCCCAAGGCGTGGACTTCGACTGGCTCGACAGCCGCAGCATGGACCCGGTGGGCTACAAACGCATCAACAAGGTCACCGGCAAGGAAGTCACCAAAGAAAATATCGTCAAAGGCGTGGCTTACGAAAAAGGCCGCTACGTGGTGCTCAGCGAGGAAGAGATCCGTTCCGCGCACCCCGTTTCGACGCAGACCATCGACATCTTCTCGTTCGTCGACGCCGAACAGATTCCGCTGCAGAACATCGACACGCCCTACTACCTGGCGCCGGACAAACGCGGCGGCAAGGTGTACGCGTTGCTGCGCGAAACCTTGAGCAAAACCAACAAGGTCGCCCTCGCCCGCGTCGTCCTGCACACGCGCCAATACCTGGCGGCATTGATGCCGCTGGAGTCGGCGCTGGTTCTGGTGAAGCTGCGCTGGCCGCAGGAAGTACGCAGCCTCGATGAATTGGCGCTGGGCAGTGAAGTGACCAAGCCGCAACTGGCCAAGGGCGAGCTGGACATGGCTAAACGTCTGGTTGAAGACATGACCGCGGAGTGGACGCCGGAGGATTACAAGGACGAATTCGAAGACAAGATCATGGCCCTGGTTGAGAAGAAGGCCCACGAAGGCAAGATCGAGGATGTCGAGACCTCCACTGGCGAGGAAGAGCGCAAGACGGCCGATGTTATCGACCTGACCGAGCTGCTCAAACGCAGCCTCGGCGGCAAGGCACCGGCCAAGCCCAAGGCCAAATCGACCACTAAAGCGGCGCCGGCGAAGAAGACTCGGAAGGCGTCTGGGGAGTAA
- a CDS encoding PQQ-dependent sugar dehydrogenase: protein MLRKTLLATCCAAALISAPAFAAAPKELKSEQGILEVSTIAQGLEHPWALAFLPDQKGMLVTERPGRLRVVSKDGKLSEPISGVPQVWAKGQGGLLDVVLSPDFKQDRMVYLSYAEGGGEGGKAGTAVGRGRLSEDLKTLKDFNVIFRQEPKLSVSNHFGSRLVFDRDGYLFITLGENNDRPTAQDLDKLQGKVVRIYPDGKVPDDNPFVGQSGVRPEIWSYGLRNPQGAALNPWTGTLWENEHGPRGGDEVNIIERGKNYGWPLATHGINYSMQPIPEAQGKTAEGTVAPHHVWEKSPGVTGMAFYDADRFKPWQHNAFIGALVSQELIRLQFDGDKVVHEERLLGELNQRIRDVRQGPDGYLYVLTDDENGSLYKLGLKPSI from the coding sequence ATGTTGCGTAAAACCCTTCTAGCCACTTGCTGCGCCGCCGCGCTGATCAGCGCCCCGGCATTCGCCGCCGCGCCCAAAGAGCTGAAAAGCGAACAGGGCATCCTTGAAGTCAGCACCATTGCCCAAGGCCTGGAACATCCGTGGGCGCTGGCGTTTCTGCCCGATCAGAAGGGCATGCTGGTGACCGAACGGCCGGGCCGTCTGCGCGTCGTGAGCAAGGACGGCAAATTGTCGGAGCCGATCAGCGGCGTGCCACAAGTCTGGGCCAAAGGGCAGGGCGGTTTGCTCGATGTAGTGCTGTCGCCGGACTTCAAGCAGGACCGCATGGTCTACCTGTCGTATGCAGAGGGCGGTGGCGAGGGCGGCAAGGCTGGCACAGCGGTAGGGCGCGGACGACTTTCCGAGGACTTGAAGACGCTGAAGGACTTCAATGTAATCTTCCGGCAGGAACCGAAACTGTCGGTGAGCAACCATTTTGGGTCGCGGCTGGTTTTCGATCGTGATGGCTATCTGTTTATCACTCTGGGTGAAAACAACGACCGACCGACCGCGCAGGATCTCGACAAGCTGCAAGGTAAAGTCGTGCGCATCTACCCCGACGGCAAAGTGCCGGACGATAACCCTTTCGTTGGCCAATCCGGTGTCCGGCCTGAAATCTGGTCCTACGGTCTGCGCAATCCGCAGGGCGCGGCGCTCAATCCGTGGACCGGTACGTTATGGGAGAACGAGCACGGGCCCCGTGGCGGCGATGAAGTGAACATCATCGAGCGCGGTAAAAACTACGGCTGGCCGTTGGCAACCCACGGTATCAATTACTCGATGCAGCCGATTCCGGAGGCGCAGGGTAAAACTGCCGAAGGTACTGTGGCACCGCATCACGTCTGGGAGAAGTCACCGGGTGTCACTGGCATGGCGTTCTACGATGCCGATCGCTTCAAGCCATGGCAGCACAACGCATTCATCGGCGCGCTGGTGTCCCAGGAACTGATTCGCCTGCAGTTCGATGGCGACAAGGTCGTGCATGAGGAGCGTCTGCTGGGTGAGTTGAATCAACGCATCCGTGATGTGCGCCAGGGACCCGACGGCTATTTGTATGTGCTGACGGATGACGAGAATGGCTCGTTGTACAAGCTGGGGTTGAAACCCTCGATCTGA
- a CDS encoding crotonase/enoyl-CoA hydratase family protein: MTQYSAFSVELADNIAHVQINRPEKINAMNAAFWSEIVEIFQWIDDTDEVRVVVLSGNGKHFSSGIDLMMLAGVANELGKDVGRNARLLRRKILNLQASFNAVDNCRKPVLAAIQGYCLGGAIDLIAACDMRYAAEDAQFSIKEIDIGMAADVGTLQRLPRIIGDGMLRELAYTGRTFGAEEARTMGLVNRVYGDKDTLLEGVFDIARDIAAKSPIAVTGTKEMISYMRDHRIDDGLEYVATWNAAMLQSTDLRVAMAAHMSKQKPEFLD, encoded by the coding sequence ATGACTCAATACTCCGCCTTCAGCGTCGAACTGGCCGATAACATCGCACACGTGCAGATCAATCGGCCGGAAAAGATAAATGCGATGAACGCTGCGTTCTGGAGTGAGATTGTCGAGATCTTTCAATGGATCGACGACACCGACGAAGTCCGCGTGGTGGTTCTCAGCGGTAATGGCAAACATTTTTCCTCAGGCATCGACCTGATGATGCTCGCCGGCGTCGCCAATGAACTGGGCAAGGATGTGGGCCGCAATGCACGCCTGTTGCGGCGCAAGATCCTCAACCTGCAGGCTTCGTTCAACGCCGTCGACAATTGCCGCAAACCGGTGCTTGCCGCCATTCAGGGCTATTGCCTGGGCGGGGCCATCGATCTGATCGCAGCGTGTGACATGCGCTACGCCGCCGAGGACGCACAGTTCTCGATCAAGGAAATCGATATCGGCATGGCCGCCGACGTCGGCACGTTGCAACGGTTGCCGCGAATCATCGGAGACGGCATGCTGCGCGAACTGGCTTACACCGGTCGTACCTTCGGTGCCGAAGAAGCGCGCACCATGGGCCTGGTCAATCGCGTCTACGGCGACAAGGACACGCTGCTCGAAGGCGTATTCGACATTGCCCGTGACATCGCTGCCAAGTCGCCGATTGCCGTGACCGGCACCAAGGAAATGATCAGCTACATGCGCGACCATCGCATCGACGATGGTCTCGAATACGTTGCCACCTGGAACGCCGCCATGCTGCAATCCACCGATCTGCGCGTGGCCATGGCCGCCCATATGAGCAAACAGAAACCCGAATTTCTGGATTGA
- the nudC gene encoding NAD(+) diphosphatase produces MISRWTTAVLDTDQPGGWAVARSPEGFLFDDNGALFPREWLKRQDLAVLAEHGIGHLDGEPVYLLELRSVSEVPGCGWKGLRAFMLEGDHTLYKVLGYAAQIGTWAREHRFCGNCGQPMTQVPRERAMYCQPCDLRSYPRISPSMIVLITRGDEILLARSPRFVTGVYSTLAGFAEPGESAEDCLIREVREEVQIEVKNIQYVGSQCWPFPHSMMLGFHAEYAGGEIVCQEDEIEDAQWFNVHELPPLPASRSIARYLIDVYVARRLGHAEPVLPG; encoded by the coding sequence ATGATCTCTCGCTGGACCACTGCAGTACTCGACACCGATCAACCCGGCGGCTGGGCCGTAGCGCGTAGCCCGGAAGGCTTTCTGTTCGATGACAACGGCGCATTGTTCCCGCGCGAATGGCTCAAGCGCCAGGACCTTGCGGTCCTTGCCGAGCACGGCATTGGTCATCTCGATGGCGAACCGGTCTATCTGCTCGAGTTGCGCAGCGTCAGCGAAGTGCCCGGTTGCGGCTGGAAAGGCCTGCGCGCGTTCATGCTCGAGGGTGATCACACGCTGTACAAGGTGCTCGGTTATGCCGCGCAGATCGGCACCTGGGCACGCGAGCATCGCTTCTGCGGTAACTGCGGCCAGCCGATGACGCAGGTGCCGCGCGAGCGCGCGATGTATTGCCAGCCGTGCGATCTGCGCAGTTATCCGCGAATCTCACCGAGCATGATCGTGTTGATCACCCGTGGCGACGAGATCCTGCTGGCGCGCTCACCGCGCTTCGTCACAGGGGTTTACAGCACCCTGGCCGGTTTCGCCGAGCCGGGGGAATCGGCCGAGGATTGCCTGATTCGCGAAGTGCGCGAAGAAGTGCAGATCGAGGTGAAGAACATCCAGTACGTCGGCAGCCAGTGCTGGCCGTTCCCGCATTCGATGATGCTCGGCTTCCATGCCGAATACGCCGGTGGCGAGATTGTCTGTCAGGAAGACGAGATCGAAGACGCGCAGTGGTTCAACGTGCATGAACTGCCGCCGTTGCCGGCGTCGCGTTCGATTGCCCGGTACCTGATCGATGTCTACGTAGCGCGGCGCTTAGGCCACGCTGAACCAGTGCTGCCAGGCTAG
- a CDS encoding TSUP family transporter → MPFELSVDLTTLAILAAVAFLAGFIDAIAGGGGLLTTPALLTAGLPPHLVLGTNKLSSTFGSATASFTFYKRKLFHPRQWTHAIVGTLVGALTGAVVAHYLPAEWLNKMLPVIVFACGVYLLFGGTPKAPLDSDAPIKKKWQSTQGFSLGFYDGVAGPGTGAFWTVSSLLLYPIDLVKASGVARSMNFVSNIAALSVFIFSGQVDWIIGLCMGLSVMVGAFFGARTAISGGAKFIRPVFITVVLGLTVRLAWQHWFSVA, encoded by the coding sequence ATGCCTTTCGAACTCAGCGTTGACCTCACCACCCTGGCCATTCTGGCTGCCGTTGCCTTTCTTGCCGGTTTCATCGATGCCATTGCTGGTGGTGGCGGTCTGTTGACCACGCCGGCTTTGCTGACAGCGGGCCTGCCGCCGCACCTGGTGCTGGGCACCAACAAGCTGAGTTCGACCTTCGGTTCGGCGACCGCCAGTTTCACCTTCTACAAGCGCAAGCTGTTTCACCCGCGACAATGGACCCACGCGATCGTCGGCACTCTGGTCGGCGCGCTCACGGGGGCGGTGGTTGCGCATTACCTGCCCGCCGAGTGGCTGAACAAGATGCTGCCGGTGATTGTCTTCGCTTGCGGTGTGTATCTGCTGTTTGGCGGCACGCCGAAGGCGCCGCTGGACAGCGATGCGCCGATCAAAAAGAAATGGCAATCGACCCAAGGCTTCAGCCTCGGCTTCTACGATGGCGTTGCCGGACCCGGCACGGGCGCGTTCTGGACGGTGAGCAGTCTGCTGCTGTACCCGATCGATCTGGTCAAGGCCAGCGGCGTGGCGCGGAGCATGAACTTTGTCAGCAACATTGCGGCGCTGTCGGTGTTCATCTTCTCCGGTCAGGTCGACTGGATCATTGGTCTGTGCATGGGCCTGTCGGTGATGGTCGGGGCTTTCTTCGGCGCGCGTACCGCGATCAGCGGCGGCGCCAAGTTCATTCGTCCGGTGTTCATCACCGTGGTGCTTGGCCTGACCGTGCGCCTAGCCTGGCAGCACTGGTTCAGCGTGGCCTAA
- a CDS encoding DUF1348 family protein, protein MSAAAQVRPPLPPFNRESAIEKVRLAEDGWNTRDPEKVSLAYTLDTKWRNRAEFANSREEAKAFLTRKWAKELDYRLIKELWAYSDTRIAVRYAYEWHDDSGNWFRSYGNENWEFDDNGLMFQRYACINDMPIKESERQFHWPLGRRPDDHPGLSDLGL, encoded by the coding sequence ATGTCTGCTGCAGCCCAGGTACGTCCGCCATTGCCACCGTTCAATCGTGAATCGGCCATCGAAAAAGTGCGTCTCGCTGAAGATGGCTGGAACACCCGCGATCCGGAAAAGGTCTCGCTCGCCTACACCCTCGATACCAAATGGCGCAACCGCGCCGAGTTCGCCAACAGCCGCGAAGAGGCCAAGGCGTTCCTTACGCGCAAATGGGCGAAAGAACTGGATTATCGCTTGATCAAAGAACTGTGGGCCTACTCCGACACCCGTATCGCCGTGCGTTATGCCTATGAATGGCACGACGACTCGGGCAACTGGTTCCGCTCGTACGGCAATGAGAACTGGGAGTTCGATGACAACGGCCTGATGTTCCAGCGCTATGCGTGCATCAATGACATGCCGATCAAGGAAAGCGAACGCCAATTCCACTGGCCGCTGGGCCGCCGGCCGGATGACCATCCGGGGTTGTCTGACCTCGGTCTCTAA
- a CDS encoding TetR/AcrR family transcriptional regulator: MNESISNDTRDIILDVTEKLIYKSGIAATSMDLLVKTAGVSRKSIYRYFADKDALVVAALQRRDVRWMHWFTNSVDQAETPADRLLNLFTVLKGWFDSEGFRGCAFINTSGETGDPQDPVRLVAKEHKQKLLDYVCELCTEYGAEDPQVLARQLLILIEGAITVALVMGDHSAADNAQCMARKLLGL; encoded by the coding sequence ATGAACGAATCAATCAGCAATGACACACGCGACATCATTCTGGATGTCACCGAAAAGTTGATCTACAAAAGTGGCATCGCTGCCACCAGCATGGATCTTCTGGTGAAGACCGCCGGCGTCTCCAGAAAAAGCATCTACCGCTACTTTGCCGACAAGGACGCGCTGGTCGTCGCAGCCCTTCAGCGACGCGATGTTCGCTGGATGCACTGGTTCACAAATTCTGTCGATCAGGCCGAAACCCCGGCCGATCGTCTGCTCAACCTGTTTACAGTGCTCAAGGGCTGGTTCGACTCGGAAGGCTTTCGCGGCTGCGCCTTTATCAACACCAGCGGCGAAACCGGCGATCCACAGGATCCAGTGCGGCTGGTGGCCAAAGAACACAAACAGAAGCTGCTCGACTACGTGTGCGAGCTGTGTACCGAATATGGCGCCGAGGATCCGCAAGTGCTGGCCAGACAGTTGCTGATTCTGATTGAAGGCGCCATTACCGTAGCGCTTGTGATGGGTGATCACAGTGCCGCCGATAATGCGCAATGCATGGCGCGTAAGTTATTGGGCCTGTAA
- the pssA gene encoding CDP-diacylglycerol--serine O-phosphatidyltransferase — protein sequence MPLLFKRSLLPKLRSFALTAEAVSILSSAAEFRRCLLEQIAAATQRIYIVALYLQQDEAGQEILDALHAAKLKRPELEIAVVVDWLRAQRGLIGAGKQPGNAAWYQDMTRAHQSEVPIYGVPVQTRELFGVLHLKGFVIDDNVVYSGASLNNVYLHKLDKYRFDRYHVLHSRQLADSMHHLVKHGLIESKAVHRLDLPNLPSTRSLRNDIGDLRSRLKYATYDTSAGGTSREGLSVTPLLGVGKNNPLNRAILELIASAQKQLTICTPYFNLPLGVIREINRALARGVKIDIVVGDKTANDFYIPPSEPFKVIAALPYLYEISLRRFAKRHQHSIDSGQLNLHLWREGDNTYHLKGMWIDQRYTLLTGNNLNPRAFRLDLENALLIEDPKGEWLEPRAKELENIFRHTTRIDSFQTLETLPDYPAGVAKFLKRVSRVRIERLLYRIL from the coding sequence ATGCCGTTGCTTTTCAAACGTTCTCTGCTGCCCAAACTGCGCAGCTTCGCGCTGACCGCCGAGGCGGTGAGCATTCTGTCCAGTGCTGCCGAATTCCGACGCTGCCTGCTCGAGCAAATCGCCGCTGCGACCCAGCGCATTTACATCGTCGCGCTGTATCTGCAGCAGGATGAAGCCGGTCAGGAAATCCTCGATGCCCTGCACGCCGCCAAACTCAAGCGTCCCGAGCTGGAAATCGCCGTGGTGGTTGACTGGTTGCGTGCCCAGCGCGGCCTGATCGGCGCGGGCAAGCAGCCGGGTAACGCTGCCTGGTATCAGGACATGACCCGCGCGCATCAGAGCGAAGTGCCGATCTACGGCGTGCCGGTGCAGACCCGCGAGCTGTTCGGCGTGTTGCATCTCAAAGGCTTCGTCATCGACGACAATGTGGTCTACAGCGGCGCCAGCCTGAACAACGTTTACCTGCACAAACTCGACAAATATCGCTTCGACCGTTACCACGTGCTGCACAGTCGCCAGTTGGCGGATTCGATGCATCACTTGGTCAAGCACGGCCTGATCGAATCGAAAGCCGTGCATCGCCTCGACCTGCCGAACCTGCCGAGCACGCGCAGCCTGCGCAACGACATCGGTGACCTGCGCAGCCGCCTCAAATACGCGACCTACGACACCAGCGCCGGCGGCACCAGTAGAGAAGGCCTGTCGGTCACGCCATTGCTCGGCGTCGGCAAGAACAACCCGCTGAACCGGGCGATTCTCGAACTGATCGCCAGCGCGCAAAAGCAGCTGACCATCTGCACGCCGTACTTCAATCTGCCACTGGGCGTGATCCGCGAGATCAACCGTGCGCTGGCTCGTGGCGTGAAGATCGATATCGTGGTCGGTGACAAGACCGCCAACGATTTCTACATTCCACCGAGCGAGCCGTTCAAGGTGATCGCCGCGCTGCCGTATCTGTACGAGATCAGCCTGCGCCGCTTCGCCAAACGCCATCAGCACAGCATCGACAGCGGCCAGTTGAATCTGCATCTGTGGCGCGAGGGTGATAACACCTATCACCTCAAAGGCATGTGGATCGATCAGCGCTACACCTTGCTGACCGGCAACAACCTCAACCCGCGAGCCTTCCGCCTCGACCTGGAAAATGCGCTGCTGATCGAGGATCCGAAAGGCGAGTGGCTGGAGCCTCGGGCGAAAGAGCTGGAAAACATCTTCCGCCATACCACGCGGATCGACAGCTTCCAGACCCTGGAGACACTGCCGGATTACCCGGCAGGGGTGGCGAAGTTTCTCAAGCGGGTGAGTCGGGTGAGGATTGAGCGGTTGCTGTACCGGATTCTCTAG
- the efeO gene encoding iron uptake system protein EfeO, translating into MKKTPLALLLTLGLLNTPLSAFAATAPLDLVGPVSDYKIYVTEKLDELASHTQQFTDAVKKGDLATAQKLYAPTRVYYESIEPIAELFSDLDASIDSRVDDHEKGVKAEDFTGFHRIEYSLFAEKSTQGLDALADGLNKDVQDLQTRVAGLTFPPEKVVGGAAALLEEVAATKISGEEDRYSHTDLYDFQGNIDGAKKIVDLFRSQVEQQDKAFVAKVDKNFATVDKILAKYKTADGGFETYDKVKDNDRKALVGPVNTLAEDLSMMRGKLGLN; encoded by the coding sequence ATGAAAAAGACGCCACTCGCGTTATTGCTGACCCTTGGTTTGCTCAACACCCCGCTGTCGGCGTTCGCCGCGACCGCGCCGCTGGATCTGGTGGGGCCGGTGTCGGATTACAAGATTTACGTTACCGAAAAGCTCGATGAACTGGCGAGCCACACCCAGCAGTTCACCGACGCGGTGAAGAAAGGCGACCTGGCCACCGCGCAGAAGCTCTACGCGCCGACGCGGGTTTATTACGAATCGATCGAACCGATTGCCGAGCTGTTCAGTGATCTCGATGCGTCCATCGACTCGCGCGTCGATGATCACGAGAAAGGTGTGAAGGCTGAAGATTTCACCGGTTTCCACCGGATCGAATATTCGCTGTTCGCGGAGAAATCCACCCAGGGTCTGGATGCACTGGCCGACGGTTTGAACAAAGACGTGCAGGATCTGCAAACCCGTGTCGCCGGCCTGACTTTCCCGCCGGAGAAAGTCGTCGGTGGCGCCGCCGCGCTGTTGGAAGAAGTCGCGGCGACGAAGATTTCCGGCGAGGAAGATCGCTACAGCCACACTGACCTGTACGACTTCCAGGGCAACATCGACGGCGCGAAGAAAATCGTCGATCTGTTCCGTTCGCAGGTCGAACAGCAGGACAAGGCATTTGTAGCGAAAGTCGACAAGAACTTTGCCACGGTCGACAAGATCCTCGCCAAGTACAAGACAGCGGATGGCGGCTTTGAAACCTATGACAAAGTGAAGGACAACGACCGCAAAGCGCTGGTCGGGCCGGTGAATACATTGGCGGAGGATTTGTCGATGATGCGCGGGAAGCTGGGTCTGAACTGA
- the efeB gene encoding iron uptake transporter deferrochelatase/peroxidase subunit produces the protein MNDSEPLNLHRRRVLMGMGAAGVALAGSALSCPAMAATPAQVTEAPSSDKTEDRHEFHGVHQTGIVTPRPASGMLVAFDVLASDREDLERLFRTLNERIAFLMKGGPVAQIDPKLPPPDSGILGPVVTPDNLTITVSVGDSLFDERFGLAAAKPKRLQRMVGFPNDALDADCCHGDLSLQFCANTADTNIHALRDIVKNLPDLLLVRWKQEGSVPPQAPAKPGAPAQSARNFLGFRDGSANPDSNDANAMQRIVWVQPGSDEPAWAAHGSYQAVRIIRNFVERWDRTPLQEQESILGRVKSSGAPIGGHTESEVPDYSKDPAGKLTKLDAHIRLANPRTAATQANLILRRPFNYSNGVNKNGQLDMGLLFICYQADLEQGFITVQTRLNGEPLEEYLKPVGGGYFFTLPGVTGDDDFIGRSLLAATSHNKTA, from the coding sequence ATGAACGATTCAGAACCTCTCAACCTGCACCGGCGCCGCGTGCTGATGGGCATGGGCGCCGCCGGTGTCGCCCTCGCCGGATCGGCCCTGAGCTGCCCGGCCATGGCCGCCACACCGGCACAAGTCACCGAAGCGCCGAGCAGCGACAAGACCGAAGACCGCCACGAGTTCCACGGCGTGCACCAGACCGGCATCGTCACCCCGCGCCCGGCCTCGGGCATGCTGGTGGCGTTCGATGTGCTGGCCAGCGATCGCGAAGACCTCGAGCGGCTGTTCCGCACTCTCAACGAACGCATCGCGTTTTTGATGAAGGGCGGCCCGGTGGCGCAGATCGATCCGAAACTGCCGCCGCCGGACTCCGGTATCCTCGGCCCGGTGGTCACCCCGGACAACCTGACCATCACTGTTTCCGTGGGGGACTCGCTGTTCGACGAACGCTTCGGTCTCGCGGCGGCAAAGCCCAAGCGTCTGCAACGCATGGTCGGCTTTCCCAACGATGCGCTGGACGCTGATTGCTGCCATGGCGACCTGAGCCTGCAGTTCTGCGCCAACACTGCTGATACCAACATTCATGCGCTGCGCGACATCGTCAAGAACCTGCCCGACCTGCTGCTGGTGCGCTGGAAGCAGGAAGGCAGCGTACCGCCGCAAGCGCCGGCCAAACCCGGTGCACCGGCACAGTCGGCGCGCAACTTTCTCGGCTTTCGCGACGGTTCGGCCAACCCCGATTCCAACGACGCCAATGCCATGCAGCGGATTGTCTGGGTGCAACCGGGCAGTGACGAGCCGGCCTGGGCTGCCCATGGCAGTTATCAAGCGGTACGCATCATCCGCAACTTCGTCGAGCGCTGGGATCGCACGCCCTTGCAGGAGCAGGAAAGCATTCTCGGCCGGGTCAAGAGCAGCGGCGCGCCCATCGGTGGCCACACTGAAAGTGAAGTACCGGATTACAGCAAAGATCCGGCCGGCAAGCTGACCAAGCTCGATGCGCACATTCGTCTGGCCAACCCGCGCACTGCCGCGACCCAGGCCAACCTGATCCTGCGCCGACCGTTCAACTATTCCAACGGCGTCAACAAGAACGGTCAGCTCGACATGGGCCTGCTGTTCATCTGCTACCAGGCCGATCTGGAACAAGGCTTTATCACCGTGCAGACCCGCCTCAACGGCGAACCGCTCGAGGAATACCTCAAACCGGTCGGCGGCGGTTATTTCTTCACCCTGCCCGGCGTAACCGGCGATGACGATTTCATCGGCCGCTCGTTACTGGCTGCCACCTCCCACAACAAAACCGCATGA
- the efeO gene encoding iron uptake system protein EfeO, protein MSDIQTPPALRWALAGSVLLMIAAGGLFWYASNMAATKRQHNHDEIVVNIHPHSCEPNALTVPAGRASFRIVNRSERAVEWEILDGVLVVEERENIAPGLSQVINANLQPGDYAITCGLLSNPRGTLHVTPTAASDAAAKAKPSMVAFVGPLSEFRVYLAVQGSALIKAVTALDQAIASGDLTQAQALYLPARAAFQRLAPAAQRLAELDNHINARADYFEKREQDPAFVGFHRLEYALFQQRNLAEIAPISQRLVADVTMLKQQLLAQSLPPEQLVSIVVRNLNSLAEVRAGSGEEERYSHSDLNGFAANGQTARKVVDLLRPMLSKSAADLLPKIDQALGDFDSQLNTFKSADGYVSYDAVTAAQRQQIAAKAKALATALDGIDPALGLSGL, encoded by the coding sequence ATGTCTGATATTCAAACCCCTCCGGCCTTGCGTTGGGCGCTGGCCGGCTCGGTTCTGCTGATGATCGCCGCCGGCGGGCTGTTCTGGTACGCCTCGAACATGGCCGCCACCAAGCGTCAGCACAACCACGACGAAATCGTCGTCAACATCCATCCGCACAGCTGCGAGCCGAATGCGCTGACCGTGCCGGCCGGCCGCGCCAGTTTCCGCATCGTCAACCGCTCCGAGCGCGCGGTCGAGTGGGAAATTCTCGACGGCGTGCTGGTGGTCGAAGAACGGGAAAACATCGCGCCAGGCCTGAGCCAGGTGATCAACGCCAACCTGCAACCGGGCGACTACGCGATCACCTGCGGCTTGCTCAGCAACCCGCGCGGCACTTTGCACGTGACGCCGACGGCCGCTTCCGATGCCGCCGCCAAGGCCAAGCCGTCGATGGTGGCTTTCGTCGGGCCGCTGTCGGAATTTCGCGTGTATCTGGCCGTTCAGGGCAGTGCCTTGATCAAAGCGGTGACGGCGCTGGATCAGGCGATCGCCAGCGGCGACCTGACTCAGGCGCAAGCGCTGTACCTGCCGGCGCGTGCTGCTTTTCAACGTCTGGCGCCGGCGGCGCAGCGTCTGGCCGAGCTGGATAATCACATCAACGCCCGCGCCGATTATTTCGAGAAGCGCGAGCAGGATCCGGCGTTTGTCGGTTTTCATCGCCTCGAATATGCCCTGTTCCAGCAGCGCAATCTTGCTGAGATCGCGCCGATCAGCCAGCGGCTGGTCGCCGACGTCACAATGCTCAAGCAGCAGTTGCTCGCGCAGTCGCTGCCGCCGGAGCAATTGGTGAGCATCGTCGTGCGCAACCTCAACAGCCTCGCCGAGGTGCGCGCTGGCAGCGGCGAAGAAGAACGCTACAGCCACAGCGATCTCAACGGTTTCGCCGCCAACGGGCAGACCGCACGCAAGGTCGTCGACCTGTTGCGACCGATGCTGAGCAAATCCGCTGCCGACCTGTTGCCGAAGATCGACCAGGCGCTGGGCGACTTCGACAGCCAGCTCAACACGTTCAAATCCGCCGACGGCTACGTCAGTTACGACGCCGTGACCGCCGCGCAACGCCAGCAGATCGCCGCCAAAGCCAAGGCCCTGGCCACGGCACTGGATGGCATCGACCCCGCCCTCGGCCTTTCCGGCCTGTAA